A region from the Brassica napus cultivar Da-Ae chromosome C8, Da-Ae, whole genome shotgun sequence genome encodes:
- the BNAC08G22030D gene encoding uncharacterized protein BNAC08G22030D, producing MACMDMHNSINGAARISFSNEFVEIRSEKNSTKSNNVNTRSSFSKTHDDFEFSVTDYAMIPADEIFLKGKILPFKETSHVHRTLREELLVDEEGPVDGNIFSIRPLFLPSSFSSKSTWKELLGLKRAHVRSKTPDKLDDKTISGNAATWESQVGDT from the exons ATGGCATGCATGGACATGCATAACTCCATAAATGGTGCAGCTAGGATCTCATTCTCTAATGAATTCGTCGAAATCAGATCAGAAAAGAATAGTACTAAGAGCAACAACGTCAACACTAGAAGTTCTTTCTCCAAAACCCATGATGATTTCGAGTTCTCTGTCACCGACTACGCCATGATTCCGGCTGATGAGATCTTCCTCAAAGGAAAGATATTACCGTTCAAGGAGACCAGTCATGTTCATAGGACCTTAAGAGAAGAGCTTCTGGTCGATGAAGAGGGTCCTGTCGATGGCAACATCTTTTCCATCAGGCCACTATTTTTACCTTCGTCCTTTTCCTCAAAGAGTACATGGAAGGAGCTATTGGGCCTCAAGAGAGCCCATGTTAGATCTAAGACGCCCGATAAACTTGATGACAAAACAATCTCTG GGAATGCTGCGACGTGGGAGAGTCAAGTTGGAGATACATGA